One stretch of Arachis hypogaea cultivar Tifrunner chromosome 20, arahy.Tifrunner.gnm2.J5K5, whole genome shotgun sequence DNA includes these proteins:
- the LOC112784155 gene encoding uncharacterized protein, whose protein sequence is MATRGRGRTRTRESRNEHPADNHAEFMAAMANLANTMEANAAATLQAVQRLGQPTGNGNENGNGEGNTNDNAEGNGDNTGGVPMILATFLKVHPPTFRGSTDPIEADHWFQAIERALQAQHVPLNQYVEFAAYQLAGEAQPWWQAECRLLQLQNANIPWEVFQTAFYKKYFPESAREAKEMELMQLKQGSMSVAEYTNKFEELCRFSRVCQGDPETFESWRCIKYQRGLKDNIMTAVAPMEIRVFSDLVNKARVVEEYAKTVAASKDTHGGSSSRGRGKYFYPRGQSFKRGGYTPQGQGGFRKNNQNQFQYAKGRGNQSKSSPDLACDHCGHFHPYDSCKIGLGGCFKFGLPGHIARDCPRGRNQNAGQSQHQGRVFAVNAKDASKADPLMKDAGRNPPR, encoded by the exons ATGGCTACTCGCGGGCGAGGTCGAACGCGTACACGGGAAAGTAGGAATGAGCATCCAGCTGACAATCACGCCGAATTCATGGCGGCGATGGCGAATCTCGCTAACACCATGGAAGCtaatgctgctgcgactctgcaagcAGTGCAGAGATTGGGCCAACCGACTGGAAATGGCAACGAAAATGGGAATGGCGAAGGGAATACCAATGATAATGCTGAGGGTAATGGCGATAACACAGGAGGAGTTCCGATGATCCTGGCGACGTTCCTCAAGGTTCATCCGCCAACTTTCCGAGGATCCACAGATCCTATTGAAGCGGACCACTGGTTCCAGGCTATAGAGCGTGCTTTACAGGCGCAGCATGTTCCTCTCAATCAATATGTAGAGTTTGCCGCTTATCAGCTAGCGGGAGAGGCCCAGCCCTGGTGGCAAGCTGAGTGTCGTTTGCTACAGCTTCAGAACGCCAACATTCCATGGGAGGTGTTCCAAACGGCTTTCTACAAGAAATACtttcctgagtctgcaagggaagcaaaggagatggagctaatgcagctgaagcaaggttccatGTCTGTGGCAGAGTACACCAACAAGTTCGAAGAGCTTTGTAGGTTTTCTCGGGTATGTCAGGGTGACCCGGAGACTTTCGAGAGCTGGAGGTGCATTAAGTACCAAAGGGGCTTGAAGGACAACATTATGACTgctgtggctcctatggagatcCGTGTCTTCTCCGACTTGGTGAACAAAGCAAGGGTAGTGGAGGAGTATGCCAAGACAGTGGCGGCATCTAAGGACACTCATGGAGGGAGCTCTAGTCGTGGGCGTGGCAAGTATTTTTATCCTAGAGGACAAAGCTTCAAAAGAGGGGGATATACTCCTCAAGGCCAAGGGGGTTTCAGAAAGAACAATCAGAATCAGTTTCAGTATGCTAAAGGCAGAGGAAATCAGAGTAAGAGTTCTCCGGATTTAGCTTGTGATCATTGTGGACATTTTCACCCTTATGACTCATGTAAGATTGGTTTAGGTGGTTGCTTCAAGTTTGGGTTACCTGGCCACATTGCGAGGGATTGCCCTCGTGGGAGGAATCAGAATGCGGGCCAGAGTCAGCATCAAGGTCGAGTCTTTGCTGTGAATGCCAAGGATGCTTCCAAGGCAGATCCTTTGATGAAAG atgcaggtcgcaacccacctcggtga